One part of the Fundidesulfovibrio putealis DSM 16056 genome encodes these proteins:
- a CDS encoding nucleoside 2-deoxyribosyltransferase, whose translation MPTIYLAGPLFSQADRQWHRATKARIEVETGHTVIWPFELFDQDEIAKWGADAPRVIMTDCRDALAACGLVVALLDGPQVDDGTAWEIGYAHARGIPVVGVRTDFRRAGDVPGACVNAMIHASCEAIVRSVDELVDLLKERP comes from the coding sequence ATGCCTACCATCTATCTAGCCGGACCACTTTTTTCGCAAGCCGATCGGCAGTGGCACCGCGCCACGAAAGCCCGCATCGAGGTCGAGACCGGCCATACGGTCATCTGGCCCTTCGAGTTGTTCGACCAGGACGAGATCGCCAAATGGGGAGCGGACGCCCCGCGCGTCATCATGACAGACTGCCGGGACGCCCTGGCCGCCTGCGGCCTGGTGGTGGCCCTGCTCGACGGTCCCCAGGTGGACGACGGCACCGCCTGGGAGATCGGCTACGCCCACGCCAGGGGCATCCCCGTCGTCGGCGTCAGGACCGACTTCCGCCGGGCCGGAGACGTTCCGGGCGCGTGCGTCAACGCCATGATCCACGCCAGCTGCGAGGCCATCGTGCGCAGCGTGGACGAACTGGTGGATCTCCTGAAGGAAAGGCCCTGA